A genomic stretch from Caulobacter sp. FWC2 includes:
- a CDS encoding glycosyltransferase family 4 protein: MHILFLTDNFPPEVNAPASRTFEHCRAWVAAGHRVTVVTCAPNFPSGRVHPGYRNRLWSRETIEGVEVVRVWSFITANEGLFKRSLDYASYMVGAVLAAPFVRGVDIVVATSPQFFTACAGAIVAAARRKPFVFEVRDLWPESIRAVGALANEQVLNWLERLELFLYRRASAVVAVTHAFRDNLTRRGVDGAKIHVVTNGADLTRFAPIPRDAELARSHGLTDKFVAGYIGTHGMAHALDTLLEAAARLEAHPEGQSVRLLMLGDGATKQALKAQARAMGLTSVVFLDSVAKSEVARYWGLLDVSIIHLRKAELFATVIPSKLFEGMAMGVPVAHGVPGESAMIVEREGVGLTFESENADSLVEALLTLARDHALRAEHARRALDAAARYDRAVLADQMLAVLERVGRPAARFTPAE, from the coding sequence ATGCATATCCTGTTTCTCACCGACAACTTCCCGCCTGAGGTCAACGCGCCAGCGTCCCGAACCTTCGAGCATTGTCGCGCGTGGGTGGCGGCGGGACATCGGGTAACGGTCGTAACGTGCGCGCCCAATTTTCCCAGTGGCCGGGTGCATCCCGGCTATCGCAACCGGCTTTGGTCGCGCGAGACCATCGAAGGCGTAGAGGTGGTGCGTGTCTGGTCGTTCATCACGGCCAACGAGGGCCTGTTCAAACGCTCGCTGGACTATGCCAGCTACATGGTCGGTGCGGTGCTGGCCGCGCCGTTCGTGCGCGGCGTCGACATCGTCGTGGCCACTTCGCCGCAATTCTTCACCGCCTGCGCGGGCGCGATCGTGGCCGCCGCGCGCCGCAAGCCTTTCGTGTTCGAAGTCCGCGACCTGTGGCCCGAGTCGATCCGCGCGGTCGGAGCCCTGGCCAACGAACAAGTCCTCAATTGGCTCGAGCGCCTCGAACTCTTCCTCTATCGCCGCGCCAGCGCGGTCGTGGCCGTGACGCACGCCTTCCGGGACAACCTGACTCGCCGCGGCGTCGACGGGGCGAAGATCCACGTGGTGACCAACGGCGCGGACCTCACGCGGTTCGCGCCGATCCCGCGCGACGCCGAACTGGCCCGCAGCCATGGTCTCACCGACAAGTTCGTGGCCGGCTATATCGGCACCCACGGCATGGCCCATGCGCTGGATACCTTGCTGGAGGCGGCCGCGCGCCTGGAGGCCCATCCGGAGGGTCAGAGCGTGCGCCTGCTGATGCTAGGCGACGGCGCGACCAAGCAGGCCTTAAAGGCCCAGGCCCGGGCCATGGGCCTGACGTCTGTCGTCTTCCTCGACAGTGTCGCCAAGAGCGAGGTCGCGCGCTACTGGGGCCTGCTAGACGTCTCGATCATCCATCTGCGCAAGGCCGAGCTGTTCGCCACCGTCATTCCCTCCAAGCTTTTCGAGGGCATGGCCATGGGCGTGCCGGTGGCGCACGGCGTGCCAGGCGAATCGGCCATGATCGTGGAGCGTGAGGGAGTCGGGCTCACGTTCGAATCCGAGAATGCGGACTCCCTGGTGGAGGCCCTGCTCACCCTGGCCCGGGACCATGCCCTGCGCGCCGAGCACGCCCGACGTGCGCTTGACGCGGCGGCCCGTTACGACCGCGCCGTCCTCGCTGATCAAATGCTGGCCGTGCTGGAGAGGGTGGGTCGGCCAGCCGCCAGGTTCACGCCCGCCGAATGA
- the wecB gene encoding non-hydrolyzing UDP-N-acetylglucosamine 2-epimerase produces the protein MRILSVVGARPNFVKVAPIARALAARPDRFEHRLVHTGQHYDGRMSDAFFADLNLPDPDYHLGVGSGSHAHQTAAVMLGLEPVLEAVAPDVVLVVGDVNSTLAAALTAKKLGIAVAHVEAGLRSGDMTMPEEINRRCVDAISDILFTTDRLADENLARENPPGRIVRVGNVMIDTLLDQLPAASGLDMPTRLGLPAKGYGVLTLHRPANVENRDILADLLDAVRAGADGLPVVFPIHPRTRGRIEAFGLADRLSDDPHGPGLFATEPLGYREFLGLIHGARVVMTDSGGLQEETTVLGVPCVTLRETTERPITVLEGGNRIAGVAPLAVRAAIAEALDRRAEPRRPALWDGHAAQRIADVFCELYPS, from the coding sequence ATGAGAATCCTCAGCGTCGTTGGCGCACGTCCAAACTTCGTCAAGGTCGCGCCCATCGCGCGCGCGTTGGCCGCACGCCCGGACAGGTTCGAGCACCGGCTGGTCCATACTGGCCAGCACTATGACGGCCGGATGAGCGACGCCTTCTTTGCCGATCTCAACCTTCCAGACCCGGATTATCACCTGGGTGTCGGCTCTGGCAGCCACGCCCATCAGACCGCCGCGGTCATGCTGGGTCTGGAGCCCGTGCTCGAGGCCGTGGCGCCCGACGTCGTCCTGGTGGTCGGCGACGTCAACTCGACCCTGGCCGCGGCGCTGACGGCCAAGAAACTCGGCATCGCGGTCGCCCATGTTGAGGCCGGCTTGCGGTCGGGCGACATGACCATGCCCGAGGAGATCAATCGCCGCTGTGTCGATGCGATCTCGGACATTCTCTTCACCACCGACCGGCTCGCGGACGAGAATCTGGCTCGGGAAAACCCGCCGGGTCGCATCGTGCGGGTCGGCAATGTGATGATCGACACGCTCCTCGACCAGTTGCCGGCGGCTAGCGGTCTGGACATGCCCACGCGACTGGGACTGCCCGCCAAGGGCTACGGCGTCCTGACGCTGCACCGTCCCGCGAACGTCGAGAACCGGGACATCCTGGCGGATCTGCTGGACGCCGTACGCGCCGGCGCCGACGGCCTGCCGGTGGTCTTTCCAATCCATCCGCGCACCCGGGGGCGCATCGAAGCGTTTGGCTTGGCCGACCGTCTCAGCGACGATCCCCATGGACCAGGCCTTTTCGCCACCGAGCCGCTTGGCTACCGGGAATTTCTCGGTCTCATCCACGGCGCGCGCGTCGTCATGACCGACAGTGGAGGCCTGCAGGAGGAAACCACCGTGCTGGGCGTGCCCTGCGTGACACTACGCGAGACGACCGAACGGCCGATCACGGTGCTGGAAGGTGGCAACCGTATCGCCGGCGTGGCCCCGCTAGCGGTGCGAGCAGCCATCGCCGAGGCCCTGGATCGCCGCGCAGAACCCCGCCGCCCGGCGCTCTGGGACGGCCATGCGGCGCAGCGCATCGCTGACGTGTTTTGCGAACTTTACCCGTCTTGA
- a CDS encoding nucleotide sugar dehydrogenase produces the protein MTAHIPTGRASAFQSLLDKVAERTAQVGVIGLGYVGLPLAAAVAKAGFGVIGFDIDTSKPEHIHAGRSYIPAVPNETLARLVQTGRLTATSDFALLSVCDVIAICVPTPLGPHREPDLTFVRSTSEAIARTLRPGQLVSLESTTYPGTTREILKPVLEAAGLVSGHDIFLGFSPEREDPGNSRYDTASIPKVVGGDGQEALALMEAFYGAVVESTVPVSSLETAEAVKITENVFRAVNIALANELKVIFTAMGVDVWEVIDAAKTKPFGYMPFYPGPGLGGHCIPVDPFYLSWKSREYDVTTRFIELAGEINVAMPRVVVDTLTTALDRQGGLPLGAARILLMGLAYKKNVADLRESPSLKLLELLRLRGARVDYHDPLIAQVPSTRNYPALEGLRSAALSAEVIADYDAVLIATDHDAVDYGQLARHAKLIVDTRNVMARAGYSGPRIVKA, from the coding sequence ATGACCGCGCATATCCCGACGGGTCGAGCTTCCGCTTTCCAGAGTCTGCTCGACAAGGTTGCGGAGCGAACGGCCCAAGTTGGCGTTATCGGGCTCGGCTATGTCGGTCTTCCACTCGCGGCGGCCGTGGCCAAAGCCGGTTTCGGCGTGATCGGCTTCGACATCGACACCAGCAAGCCGGAGCATATCCATGCTGGTCGCTCCTATATCCCCGCCGTGCCGAACGAGACGCTGGCCCGTCTCGTCCAGACCGGGCGGTTGACGGCCACCAGCGACTTCGCCTTGCTTTCGGTCTGCGACGTCATCGCCATATGCGTGCCCACGCCACTGGGCCCGCATCGCGAACCCGACCTCACCTTCGTGCGCTCGACCAGCGAGGCCATCGCGCGGACCCTGCGTCCGGGCCAACTCGTCTCACTGGAATCGACCACCTATCCCGGCACGACGCGAGAAATCCTCAAGCCAGTCCTCGAGGCGGCGGGGCTGGTGTCCGGGCATGACATATTCCTGGGCTTCTCGCCCGAGCGCGAGGATCCGGGCAACTCGCGGTACGATACGGCCAGCATTCCCAAGGTGGTCGGCGGCGATGGCCAGGAGGCCCTGGCGCTGATGGAGGCGTTCTACGGCGCCGTCGTGGAGTCGACTGTCCCCGTTTCATCCCTGGAGACGGCCGAGGCGGTCAAGATCACCGAGAACGTCTTCCGAGCGGTCAATATCGCGCTGGCCAACGAGCTGAAGGTCATCTTCACGGCCATGGGCGTCGACGTCTGGGAGGTGATCGACGCGGCCAAGACCAAGCCGTTCGGATATATGCCGTTCTATCCCGGACCCGGTCTGGGTGGTCACTGCATTCCCGTGGACCCGTTCTATCTAAGCTGGAAATCGCGCGAGTACGACGTCACCACCCGCTTCATCGAGCTGGCTGGCGAAATCAATGTGGCGATGCCGCGCGTGGTGGTCGACACCCTCACCACAGCGCTGGATCGCCAAGGTGGTCTGCCGCTTGGCGCGGCCCGGATTCTCCTCATGGGCCTGGCCTACAAGAAGAACGTCGCGGATCTGCGCGAAAGCCCCTCGCTCAAGCTCTTGGAACTGCTGCGGCTTCGCGGCGCGCGGGTCGACTACCACGATCCGCTCATCGCCCAGGTGCCCAGCACCCGCAACTACCCCGCGCTGGAAGGCCTGAGATCGGCGGCTCTAAGCGCCGAGGTGATCGCCGACTACGATGCGGTGCTGATCGCCACCGACCATGACGCGGTCGACTACGGCCAGTTGGCCCGTCACGCCAAGCTGATCGTGGATACGCGCAATGTCATGGCGCGCGCGGGCTATTCAGGCCCTCGCATCGTCAAGGCCTGA
- a CDS encoding phytanoyl-CoA dioxygenase family protein, with translation MSPVSTPTQIDRLPAALAATFDRDGYLVLRGAVPAAWRQALRETFDAGVGTPDQWAAPRAIGWRHALVDLDPIVRQVCRAPLVLATAGHLIDEPFFFSQVEGREPLRDGGHQPLHRDGLGQGSVAALVFLDDYGPDNGATRVVPRHLDAGETDEALALVLAGEAGDILVFDADLLHGATCNRSGARRRSLLLSFIPERHRARDDACKAARNVRMDTREVFVRRTG, from the coding sequence ATGAGCCCTGTCTCCACGCCCACACAAATTGACCGACTGCCAGCGGCGCTGGCCGCCACGTTCGACCGCGACGGCTATCTCGTTCTGCGCGGCGCGGTTCCCGCGGCGTGGAGACAGGCGCTGCGCGAGACCTTCGACGCCGGTGTCGGAACGCCCGACCAGTGGGCCGCGCCACGCGCGATCGGCTGGCGACACGCCCTGGTCGATCTCGATCCGATCGTGCGGCAGGTCTGTCGCGCGCCCCTGGTCTTGGCGACGGCGGGGCATCTGATCGACGAGCCCTTCTTCTTCAGCCAGGTTGAAGGGCGCGAGCCCTTGCGCGACGGAGGCCACCAGCCCCTGCACCGCGACGGCTTGGGGCAAGGATCCGTCGCCGCCCTGGTCTTTCTCGACGACTATGGGCCTGACAATGGGGCGACGCGGGTGGTTCCACGTCATCTTGACGCTGGAGAGACGGACGAAGCCCTGGCCTTGGTCCTGGCGGGCGAGGCCGGTGACATCCTGGTCTTCGACGCCGATCTGCTGCACGGCGCGACATGCAACCGCTCCGGCGCCCGGCGTCGCTCCCTCTTGCTGAGCTTCATCCCGGAACGCCATCGCGCCAGGGACGACGCCTGCAAGGCCGCGCGAAATGTCCGCATGGATACCCGCGAGGTCTTCGTCCGTCGGACAGGATGA
- a CDS encoding glycosyltransferase family 4 protein, translating to MRSTLAMVVPSFNDVGGVGAVADFLLRVLSARTDLTIRIISLATWARDPASQLILDPRTWARGPVTLAKTARGRDYLHVGAALGEIEILRVAPRPLLARALADCDLIQVVAGVPAWATPVLGLGKPVLVQAATLTAVERRARDGASVGPRGAWRRAMTRAMDRMDERALRAVDVVQVENSWMQAHAAARGARVVQAPPGVDTTLYHPAPADHPRPGPPHVLAVGRFSDPRKNPMMLLEAYGAFAAGRPDAPKLVLAGATPPPPAFWAKARAAGLAPHIRFVEAPSVEALIALYQKASCLLLSSEEEGFGMVLIEAMACGAPVIATRCGGPEGVISDGVDGFLVDRGDAAAMAARLAQLHANPDLASSMRLAALAKVGARYSDAAAGRAYLDLYDELLDRGR from the coding sequence ATGCGGTCGACCCTGGCGATGGTCGTGCCCTCGTTCAATGACGTCGGCGGTGTCGGCGCGGTGGCCGATTTCCTGCTCCGGGTGCTCTCGGCTCGGACGGACCTGACTATTCGCATCATCTCCCTGGCGACCTGGGCGCGTGATCCCGCCAGCCAGTTGATCCTCGATCCCCGCACCTGGGCGCGCGGTCCGGTGACGCTCGCCAAGACCGCCCGCGGTCGCGACTACCTTCATGTCGGCGCGGCGCTGGGTGAGATCGAGATTCTCCGCGTGGCGCCGCGTCCGCTCCTGGCCCGGGCGCTCGCCGACTGCGACCTCATCCAGGTCGTGGCGGGCGTACCGGCCTGGGCGACCCCGGTTCTGGGGCTCGGAAAGCCGGTTCTGGTCCAGGCCGCGACGCTGACGGCGGTCGAACGGCGGGCGCGCGACGGCGCAAGCGTAGGCCCTCGCGGCGCCTGGCGACGCGCCATGACCCGGGCCATGGACAGGATGGATGAGCGAGCCTTGCGCGCGGTCGATGTCGTCCAGGTCGAGAACTCGTGGATGCAGGCTCACGCCGCGGCGCGCGGCGCTCGGGTCGTCCAGGCCCCTCCCGGTGTCGACACCACGCTCTATCATCCCGCGCCGGCCGACCATCCTCGGCCGGGCCCTCCTCATGTCCTCGCGGTCGGACGTTTCTCGGATCCCCGCAAGAACCCGATGATGCTGTTGGAGGCCTATGGCGCCTTCGCCGCCGGGCGGCCGGACGCGCCCAAGCTGGTGCTGGCCGGCGCGACCCCGCCGCCACCGGCTTTCTGGGCCAAAGCGCGAGCTGCGGGGCTTGCGCCCCATATCCGTTTCGTCGAAGCGCCGTCCGTGGAGGCCTTGATCGCGCTCTATCAGAAGGCCTCTTGCCTGCTGCTGTCCTCGGAAGAGGAGGGGTTCGGCATGGTGTTGATCGAAGCGATGGCTTGCGGCGCGCCGGTCATCGCCACCCGCTGCGGCGGTCCAGAGGGCGTCATTTCCGATGGGGTAGACGGCTTCCTCGTCGATCGCGGCGACGCGGCCGCTATGGCCGCGCGCCTGGCTCAACTGCACGCCAACCCCGACTTGGCGTCGTCCATGCGGCTGGCCGCTCTGGCCAAGGTCGGCGCGCGTTACAGCGACGCCGCCGCCGGCCGCGCCTATCTCGACCTCTACGATGAGCTGCTTGATCGGGGGCGATAG
- a CDS encoding bifunctional 2-polyprenyl-6-hydroxyphenol methylase/3-demethylubiquinol 3-O-methyltransferase UbiG: MSARAALIQRFYGDPRHDGTRRFYEDVRRGLTPQSRVLNLGAGPATGNPVRTLRGEVAWVAGADVDPCVLDNPELDEAVLISGGRLPFPDASFDMVISDYVFEHVRAPAPFLAEAARVLRPGGTLVFRTPNLAHYVAVISALTPHAAHARLANAVRRNPAGSQEPWRTCYRMNRVGRLRRLGQAAGFGCLDVEMVETEPVYLRFFAPLFLLGVAYERLVNSSPLLAPLRANIFGRFTKPS; this comes from the coding sequence ATGAGCGCCCGCGCCGCGCTGATCCAGCGCTTTTACGGTGATCCCCGTCACGACGGCACGCGTCGGTTCTACGAAGACGTACGTCGCGGGCTCACGCCACAGAGCCGGGTGCTCAATCTCGGGGCCGGGCCGGCCACGGGCAATCCGGTGCGCACCCTGCGCGGCGAAGTGGCCTGGGTGGCGGGCGCCGATGTCGACCCGTGCGTGCTGGACAACCCCGAACTGGACGAGGCAGTCTTGATCTCCGGCGGGCGACTGCCCTTCCCCGACGCCTCCTTTGACATGGTCATCAGCGACTACGTCTTCGAGCACGTGCGTGCGCCTGCCCCGTTTCTGGCCGAGGCGGCCCGGGTTCTGCGGCCGGGCGGGACACTGGTGTTCCGCACGCCCAACCTCGCCCACTATGTCGCCGTGATCTCCGCCCTGACCCCCCACGCGGCCCATGCGCGCTTGGCCAACGCCGTGCGGCGCAATCCCGCCGGCAGCCAGGAGCCTTGGCGAACCTGTTACCGGATGAATCGAGTTGGCCGGCTTCGCCGTCTGGGGCAAGCCGCCGGGTTTGGGTGTCTGGACGTGGAAATGGTCGAGACCGAGCCCGTCTACCTGCGATTTTTCGCGCCGCTGTTCCTGCTCGGCGTCGCCTATGAGCGGCTCGTCAACAGCTCCCCGCTGCTGGCGCCCCTGCGCGCCAACATCTTCGGCCGCTTCACGAAGCCGTCCTGA
- a CDS encoding lipopolysaccharide biosynthesis protein, whose protein sequence is MTAVSRSPRRFLLASGVWVLGGYLMVAAVGLASIRLFTELAPPAVFGEANLLLSLLILALTTVSTPFTNTQLRFHSAAVAAGRGDGFTRQVLAHVLGAGGAVCAIAALVWAGLAAMGQTRLGGSGAAGALLLGLLTLVRGVLYGRVQADRRNRAYASLLMAEAVAVAGCTGLSLRVAPTVDGYVIGQAAGMAIAALLGLLVAPGLRGPADFGEPSFARRTWRYGAPFAPMSLLSWLANMVDRYVLAALAGPAAAGRYVAPFSIASRGVSLIGGALNDLYRPALFEAVNAGQVQQARKVFRHWLWVRSAAALACVLGLWALGPWLSTLLLAPAYRHDAPAVLVWVAIAYGAQGVIQVVETRLMSLDRTRRLLIPLITGGLANLAFSLALIPREGAVGAAQATTASFLVQGLVTAVLLRGALRTAS, encoded by the coding sequence ATGACCGCCGTGTCCCGAAGCCCCCGCCGGTTCTTGCTCGCCTCTGGCGTCTGGGTGTTGGGCGGCTATCTGATGGTGGCGGCAGTCGGCCTGGCCTCGATCCGGCTTTTCACCGAACTGGCGCCGCCGGCCGTGTTTGGAGAGGCCAATCTTCTCCTTTCGCTCCTCATCCTGGCGCTGACCACGGTCTCCACGCCCTTCACCAACACCCAGTTGCGGTTTCACAGCGCCGCGGTCGCGGCCGGGCGCGGCGATGGGTTCACGCGCCAGGTTCTCGCGCATGTCCTGGGGGCGGGGGGCGCCGTCTGCGCGATCGCGGCCCTTGTATGGGCGGGGCTGGCGGCGATGGGTCAGACCCGGCTTGGCGGATCCGGCGCGGCCGGTGCGCTGCTCCTGGGTCTTCTGACCCTGGTCCGAGGCGTCCTCTATGGCCGGGTCCAGGCCGACCGCCGCAATCGCGCCTACGCCAGTCTTCTGATGGCCGAGGCCGTCGCCGTGGCTGGCTGCACGGGTCTGTCACTGCGTGTGGCGCCCACGGTCGACGGCTATGTTATCGGTCAGGCTGCGGGCATGGCGATCGCCGCGCTGCTGGGCCTGCTGGTCGCGCCCGGTTTGAGGGGGCCGGCCGACTTCGGCGAGCCAAGTTTTGCACGCCGTACCTGGCGCTATGGCGCCCCGTTCGCGCCGATGAGCCTGCTGTCCTGGCTGGCCAACATGGTCGATCGCTATGTGCTGGCCGCCCTGGCCGGCCCGGCGGCGGCGGGGCGCTACGTCGCGCCCTTCTCGATCGCCAGCCGCGGCGTGTCGCTGATCGGCGGCGCCTTGAACGATCTCTATCGCCCGGCCCTGTTCGAGGCGGTCAATGCCGGTCAGGTCCAGCAGGCGCGAAAGGTCTTTCGACACTGGTTATGGGTCCGGTCGGCCGCGGCCCTGGCCTGCGTCCTGGGGCTCTGGGCCTTGGGCCCGTGGCTTTCGACGCTGCTGCTTGCGCCGGCCTACCGTCACGATGCGCCGGCCGTGCTGGTGTGGGTGGCCATCGCCTACGGCGCGCAGGGGGTGATCCAGGTGGTCGAGACCCGCCTGATGTCCCTGGACCGAACCCGACGACTGCTCATTCCCTTGATCACGGGGGGGCTGGCCAATCTGGCCTTCAGCCTGGCTCTGATCCCGCGCGAGGGCGCGGTGGGCGCGGCTCAGGCCACGACCGCCAGTTTCCTTGTCCAGGGGCTGGTGACGGCCGTGTTGCTGCGCGGCGCGCTCAGGACGGCTTCGTGA
- a CDS encoding winged helix-turn-helix domain-containing protein: protein MNTGRQRILVIDDEPQIHRFLGPALDAAGYEPLRADGGQEGLRAIALWSPDAVVLDLGLPDMDGKDVLEKARAFYEGPILILSARDREIEKIEALDRGANDYVEKPFGVGELLARLRAAMRQAGRAQAPSGPIRAGDVEIDLEKRRVTRAGETVKLSPREYDVLVRLALGHGKVLTHKELLTAVWGPAHAQDTQYLRVFVGQLRQKLEADPASPKLLQTEPGVGYRFVDDGA from the coding sequence ATGAACACAGGACGCCAACGCATCCTCGTCATCGACGACGAGCCGCAGATCCACCGTTTCTTGGGTCCGGCGCTGGACGCGGCCGGCTACGAGCCGCTGCGCGCCGACGGCGGCCAGGAGGGCCTGCGCGCCATCGCCCTGTGGTCGCCCGACGCCGTGGTGCTGGATCTCGGCTTGCCTGACATGGACGGCAAGGATGTGCTGGAAAAGGCCCGGGCCTTCTACGAAGGTCCGATCCTGATCCTGTCAGCCCGCGACCGCGAGATCGAGAAGATCGAGGCCCTTGACCGGGGCGCCAACGACTATGTCGAAAAGCCTTTCGGGGTCGGCGAGCTCCTGGCCCGTCTGCGCGCCGCCATGCGCCAAGCCGGCCGGGCCCAGGCCCCCAGCGGGCCGATCCGCGCAGGCGACGTCGAGATAGACCTGGAGAAGCGTCGCGTCACCCGCGCCGGCGAGACCGTGAAGCTGTCGCCGCGTGAATATGACGTCCTGGTCCGTCTGGCTCTGGGCCACGGCAAGGTGCTGACCCACAAGGAGTTGCTGACTGCCGTCTGGGGCCCAGCGCACGCGCAGGACACCCAGTATCTGCGCGTCTTCGTCGGCCAACTTCGGCAGAAGCTGGAGGCCGATCCGGCGTCGCCGAAGCTTCTGCAGACCGAGCCGGGCGTTGGCTACCGCTTCGTTGACGACGGGGCTTGA